One part of the Hyphomicrobiales bacterium genome encodes these proteins:
- the prfA gene encoding peptide chain release factor 1, whose protein sequence is MISDQKIDALIARFEGISAKMASGAQSDEFVQLSRDYAELEPVAEQAKELQKTRDELEEAREMLADPDLDNEMKALTEAEIADLEARFDELQAALQVALLPKDKADAGGVILEVRAGTGGDEAALFAGDLFRMYQRYAQTKGFKVEVLSTSEGEVGGFKEIVAEVRGQGAYGLLKFESGVHRVQRVPETESGGRIHTSAATVAVLPEAKDIDIEVRNEDIRIDTMRASGAGGQHVNTTDSAVRITHLPTGIVVLQSEKSQHQNRARAMEVLKARLYDMERQKAAEERADARKGQVGSGDRSERIRTYNFPQGRVTDHRIGLTLYSLDQVLAGEGLDAVIEPLIAQHQMELLAESEAN, encoded by the coding sequence ATGATTTCAGACCAAAAAATTGATGCGCTGATCGCGCGCTTTGAAGGCATTTCGGCCAAGATGGCGTCTGGCGCGCAGTCCGATGAGTTTGTGCAGCTGTCGCGCGATTATGCCGAGCTGGAGCCCGTGGCCGAGCAGGCCAAGGAATTGCAGAAGACCCGCGATGAGCTCGAAGAAGCCCGCGAGATGCTCGCCGATCCTGATCTCGACAATGAGATGAAGGCGCTGACCGAAGCGGAAATTGCGGATCTTGAAGCGCGTTTCGACGAGCTTCAAGCGGCGTTGCAAGTGGCGCTTCTACCCAAAGACAAAGCCGATGCCGGTGGCGTTATTTTGGAAGTGCGTGCCGGCACTGGCGGTGACGAAGCAGCGCTTTTTGCTGGCGATCTGTTTCGCATGTATCAGCGCTACGCGCAGACCAAAGGCTTCAAAGTCGAGGTTCTGTCGACGTCGGAAGGCGAAGTTGGCGGCTTCAAGGAAATCGTCGCAGAGGTGCGTGGTCAGGGTGCCTACGGTCTACTCAAATTTGAGTCAGGCGTGCACCGCGTCCAACGTGTTCCGGAGACGGAATCCGGCGGGCGTATCCATACCTCAGCGGCCACAGTCGCCGTGCTGCCGGAAGCCAAGGACATCGATATCGAGGTGCGCAACGAGGATATTCGCATCGACACGATGAGGGCCTCTGGCGCCGGAGGTCAGCACGTGAACACCACCGATTCCGCCGTGCGCATCACCCATTTGCCGACCGGTATCGTTGTCCTGCAAAGTGAGAAATCACAGCACCAAAACCGCGCGCGGGCGATGGAAGTGCTGAAAGCTCGGCTCTACGACATGGAGCGGCAGAAAGCCGCCGAAGAGCGCGCCGACGCGCGCAAGGGGCAGGTGGGGTCCGGTGATCGCTCCGAGCGCATTCGCACCTACAACTTCCCGCAAGGCCGCGTTACCGATCACCGGATTGGCCTGACGCTTTACTCGCTCGATCAGGTTTTGGCAGGCGAAGGGCTGGATGCGGTGATCGAGCCGTTGATCGCACAGCACCAGATGGAGTTGCTCGCCGAAAGCGAAGCCAATTGA
- a CDS encoding carbon-nitrogen hydrolase family protein: protein MKIALVQMRSKRAMAANVDDACALIEEAAAQGATYVQTPEMTTLVERDRARMTAEVTEEAANRAADRFGDLAASLGITLHIGSMAVPLADGRFANRAHLFGPDGALVTSYDKIHMFDVDLAGGESWRESAIYAPGDRCVVVDLGDARVALGICYDLRFAGLFRAQAKAGADVLTVPAAFTRQTGEAHWHVLLRARAIETGSFVLAAAQGGTHEDGRETFGHSIVIDPWGQVIAEKADDEPGVLLADLDVTKVADARDKIPALKHDRDFALDLVSATQTKAVA from the coding sequence ATGAAGATCGCCCTCGTGCAGATGCGCTCCAAGCGCGCCATGGCTGCCAATGTTGATGATGCTTGCGCGTTGATCGAAGAGGCTGCCGCTCAAGGTGCGACCTACGTGCAGACGCCAGAAATGACGACCTTGGTCGAACGCGATCGCGCCCGCATGACGGCTGAGGTGACTGAAGAGGCCGCCAACCGAGCAGCGGACCGGTTTGGCGATCTTGCTGCATCGCTGGGCATCACTTTGCACATTGGGTCCATGGCCGTGCCGTTGGCTGATGGTCGGTTCGCCAACCGCGCGCATCTGTTCGGGCCGGATGGTGCGCTGGTCACGAGCTACGACAAGATTCACATGTTCGACGTTGACCTGGCTGGTGGCGAGAGCTGGCGCGAAAGCGCGATTTACGCGCCCGGCGACCGCTGCGTGGTTGTGGACTTGGGTGACGCGCGTGTAGCCTTGGGCATTTGCTATGATTTGCGCTTTGCTGGCCTGTTTCGCGCGCAGGCAAAAGCAGGGGCCGATGTCCTAACCGTGCCAGCGGCTTTTACACGTCAGACGGGCGAGGCGCATTGGCATGTGCTCTTGCGGGCTCGCGCTATCGAGACCGGTTCTTTTGTGCTGGCTGCTGCGCAAGGCGGAACCCATGAGGATGGCCGCGAAACCTTTGGTCATTCGATCGTCATCGATCCGTGGGGCCAGGTGATTGCGGAAAAAGCGGATGACGAGCCCGGTGTTCTTCTCGCGGACCTCGACGTGACCAAGGTTGCTGATGCCCGTGATAAGATACCGGCGCTGAAACACGATCGCGATTTTGCGCTTGATCTCGTTTCGGCGACCCAGACAAAGGCTGTGGCATGA
- a CDS encoding ComF family protein has translation MSHPSSPSIHAAGEGTPIAAPGALARLGHQAVAAARATFTNTLDFVVPPSCPICRQLVQMDGGLCGTCWRQVPWIDGPVCNRLGLPLAYDLGPGAVSAEALANPPEFDRMRAVCTHEGVAPQLVHALKFANQRHLADALGAMMARAGRALLGEPNTVLVPVPLHPWRQLQRRYNQSALLARAISTITGAPVVHNGVRRIKRTRQQLALSRGDRLRNVRGAFKLTGKGEVALADKHVVLIDDVHTTGATLDALTQTLTSQNAVARPKQVDALVFSTTVVQDGNSTI, from the coding sequence ATGTCGCATCCCTCTTCGCCCTCTATTCACGCGGCCGGTGAAGGCACGCCAATCGCGGCGCCAGGCGCTCTTGCTCGGCTCGGTCATCAGGCCGTTGCCGCCGCACGGGCAACGTTCACCAACACGCTCGATTTTGTGGTCCCGCCGAGCTGTCCAATTTGTCGTCAGTTGGTTCAGATGGATGGTGGTCTGTGCGGTACGTGTTGGCGCCAGGTGCCTTGGATCGACGGTCCGGTGTGCAACCGGCTCGGCCTGCCACTAGCTTATGATCTCGGGCCTGGCGCCGTTTCGGCGGAGGCACTGGCCAATCCGCCTGAGTTTGACCGCATGCGGGCGGTATGCACCCATGAGGGTGTCGCGCCGCAACTGGTGCACGCCCTAAAATTTGCCAACCAGCGCCATTTGGCCGACGCCTTGGGCGCGATGATGGCCCGAGCGGGACGCGCGCTTTTAGGCGAGCCGAACACTGTCCTTGTGCCGGTGCCCTTGCACCCCTGGCGGCAGTTGCAGCGGCGTTACAATCAGTCGGCGCTGCTTGCTCGCGCTATCAGCACTATCACCGGGGCGCCTGTGGTGCACAATGGTGTGCGGCGCATCAAGCGCACCCGGCAGCAATTGGCGCTTTCGCGTGGTGATCGACTGCGCAATGTACGCGGTGCTTTCAAGCTGACCGGTAAAGGCGAGGTGGCACTGGCCGACAAGCATGTGGTGCTCATCGACGATGTACACACCACGGGAGCCACACTCGATGCTCTCACGCAAACGCTGACATCGCAGAACGCTGTGGCGCGACCAAAACAGGTTGATGCGCTGGTCTTTTCGACCACCGTTGTGCAGGACGGCAACAGCACCATATAA
- a CDS encoding cache domain-containing protein: MKKLSIGMRLGALSAVFMVGVFALAAAFLYLSNQMLNEQRQGELISLTDSALSQVAAQHARAEAGEITMEQAQTTAMDIIRDVRYRDIEYFFIHDLDGNMIMHAVRPDLDGQNLSDLQDPNGKYLFRELIVAASSPERSGFVDYYWPRAGSDEPVHKLSYVAQFEPWGWAIGTGLYTDDLTASLMAKAGKFAVIGGLIILFGAAAGWWIGRSISRPVRAITSTMQELADGNTDLTVPAREEAHEIGAMANAVEVFRENAVKQAEMAGVVKGNANQQMERQARIEELIAGFRSSVSEVLDSVAERVAEMEEVATGVAGVAEDTAQRASTAAHAAEDASSNVQTVASATEELTASISEISRQLDETTTTVGQATTSVRTTNDKVESLSEAAQRIGDVVKLISDIAEQTNLLALNATIEAARAGEAGKGFAVVASEVKTLASQTAKATEDISEQIGSIQDATGETVVAIRDIGTVIENINGTIDMIAQATQQQGAATAEISSSVMEVVQGTSNVAENVGVLKQSAGETSNSAGSVRAAAKDVSDKADNLRREIDTFLSEVSAA; encoded by the coding sequence GTGAAGAAGTTGTCGATCGGTATGCGCTTGGGCGCACTATCCGCTGTGTTCATGGTGGGCGTTTTCGCGCTTGCGGCTGCGTTTCTTTATCTGTCCAATCAAATGCTCAACGAGCAGCGCCAGGGCGAACTAATCAGCTTGACCGATAGTGCACTGTCGCAGGTTGCTGCGCAGCACGCACGCGCCGAGGCCGGCGAGATCACGATGGAGCAGGCACAGACGACCGCGATGGATATCATCCGCGACGTCCGTTACCGCGACATCGAGTACTTCTTTATCCATGATCTAGACGGCAACATGATCATGCATGCCGTCCGTCCTGATCTGGATGGCCAAAATCTCAGCGATCTTCAGGACCCCAACGGTAAGTATCTGTTCCGCGAATTGATCGTTGCCGCTTCTTCGCCGGAGCGCTCCGGCTTCGTTGACTATTATTGGCCGCGCGCCGGATCAGATGAGCCGGTCCACAAGCTGTCCTATGTCGCCCAGTTCGAACCATGGGGTTGGGCCATCGGCACAGGCCTCTATACCGACGATCTGACGGCATCATTGATGGCGAAAGCGGGCAAGTTTGCCGTTATCGGTGGCCTCATCATCCTGTTTGGCGCCGCTGCCGGCTGGTGGATCGGTCGCTCGATCTCACGTCCCGTTCGCGCCATCACCTCAACCATGCAGGAGCTTGCCGACGGCAACACCGATCTCACTGTACCGGCTCGCGAGGAAGCCCATGAGATCGGCGCTATGGCCAACGCCGTGGAGGTGTTCCGCGAGAACGCAGTCAAACAGGCCGAGATGGCGGGCGTGGTGAAGGGCAATGCCAATCAGCAGATGGAGCGCCAGGCTCGCATCGAGGAGTTGATTGCCGGCTTCCGCTCGTCGGTTTCCGAGGTCTTGGACAGCGTCGCTGAACGCGTCGCTGAAATGGAAGAAGTGGCAACCGGTGTTGCCGGTGTTGCCGAAGACACCGCTCAGCGCGCCTCAACAGCGGCCCACGCGGCTGAAGATGCGTCTTCCAACGTTCAAACCGTGGCCAGCGCTACGGAGGAACTGACGGCATCGATTTCAGAAATCTCCCGCCAGTTGGACGAGACCACCACAACGGTTGGCCAGGCCACGACAAGTGTGCGCACAACCAACGACAAAGTCGAAAGCTTGTCAGAAGCAGCCCAGCGCATTGGCGATGTGGTCAAGCTGATTTCCGACATCGCCGAGCAGACCAACCTTCTCGCCTTGAACGCCACCATCGAAGCCGCACGCGCTGGCGAAGCGGGCAAAGGCTTTGCTGTCGTTGCCAGCGAGGTCAAAACGCTCGCCTCACAAACAGCCAAGGCGACCGAGGACATCTCTGAGCAAATCGGTTCGATCCAGGACGCAACCGGCGAAACTGTGGTCGCAATCCGCGACATTGGAACCGTGATCGAGAACATCAACGGCACGATCGACATGATTGCTCAGGCTACGCAGCAACAGGGCGCCGCCACCGCGGAAATTTCGTCTTCGGTGATGGAAGTGGTACAGGGTACATCCAACGTGGCGGAGAATGTTGGCGTCTTGAAACAATCCGCCGGCGAAACATCCAACTCTGCCGGGTCGGTCCGCGCGGCGGCCAAGGATGTCTCCGACAAAGCCGACAATCTGCGTCGCGAGATCGACACGTTCCTTAGCGAAGTCTCGGCCGCTTAG
- the ptsP gene encoding phosphoenolpyruvate--protein phosphotransferase: MPTRSSLAGPRVLLRRLREVMAERISGQERLDKITVLIAANMVAEVCSVYLLRADGVLELSSTEGLNKDAVHQTGLKVGEGLVGVIAASAEPLNLADAQKHPSFAYLPETGEEDYHSFLGVPVMRVGRVLGVLTVQNQARRSYSEEEVEALQTVAMVIAEMMAAGELQGVSRAGLDLEANRQLHLEGSGFAEGVGLGHVVLHEPRLIVTDMIAENVDEEIDRLDQAIARLRLSIDSIVESGDVAHHGEHRDILEAYRMFAYDRGWARRMREAIQSGLTAEAAVERVQSDTRAKLMRQKDPLIRERLNDFDDLAYRLFRELSGENGRHQDQMPDDAVIVARMMGAAELLDYERAKIRGLVLEEGGPTSHVAVVARAMGVPVVGRVAGVVALVEDGDPIILDGDEGAVHVRPQVDVERAYVEKVKFRARRQAQYRALKDRDSVTACGVPIMLQHNAGLLIDLPSLEETGAEGIGLFRTELQFMVARSLPRTKEQEHLYARVLDAAGDRTVTFRTLDIGGDKVLPYMRTFAEENPALGWRAVRLGLDRPGLMRLQIRALLMAAAGRSLRLMFPMVTDVAELDAAKGLVRREISHLLKHGYKVPTDLKVGSMIEVPALLYELDALMSRCDFVSVGSNDLFQFMTATDRGNTRLSGRFDILSPSFLRPLKAIAEASERNRCPVTVCGEMAGRPVEALALLGLGFRRLSMSPASVGPVKAMVIDVRMEPLTDAMDAMLADPLATVSVREALVAYANEHSICL, from the coding sequence ATGCCCACGCGCAGTTCTCTGGCGGGGCCGCGTGTCCTGTTGCGGCGCTTGCGCGAGGTTATGGCCGAGCGCATTAGCGGGCAGGAGCGGCTGGATAAGATCACGGTGCTCATCGCGGCCAATATGGTGGCCGAGGTGTGCTCGGTTTACCTGTTGCGCGCCGACGGAGTGCTGGAGCTTTCCTCCACCGAGGGCCTGAACAAGGATGCGGTGCACCAGACAGGGCTGAAAGTTGGCGAGGGTCTGGTCGGCGTGATCGCGGCAAGCGCCGAACCGCTTAATCTCGCTGACGCGCAAAAGCACCCAAGCTTCGCCTATTTGCCGGAAACCGGCGAGGAGGATTACCACTCTTTCCTCGGCGTGCCAGTGATGCGGGTTGGCCGCGTCCTCGGTGTTCTGACCGTGCAGAACCAGGCGCGGCGCAGCTACTCCGAAGAAGAAGTCGAAGCGCTGCAGACTGTTGCCATGGTCATCGCCGAGATGATGGCCGCTGGTGAGTTGCAAGGGGTTTCGCGCGCGGGTCTCGATCTGGAAGCGAACCGGCAGCTGCACTTGGAAGGGTCGGGCTTCGCCGAGGGTGTTGGTCTTGGCCATGTGGTGCTGCATGAGCCGCGCCTCATCGTCACCGATATGATCGCCGAAAACGTGGATGAGGAGATCGATCGGCTCGATCAGGCGATCGCCCGGCTGCGGCTCTCCATCGACAGCATTGTGGAGTCCGGCGATGTGGCCCATCACGGTGAGCACCGCGACATCCTCGAAGCCTATCGGATGTTCGCCTATGATCGCGGTTGGGCGCGGCGGATGCGCGAAGCGATTCAATCCGGTCTGACCGCTGAGGCAGCGGTGGAGCGCGTCCAGTCCGACACGCGCGCGAAACTAATGCGCCAAAAGGATCCTTTGATCCGCGAGCGGCTGAACGATTTTGACGATCTAGCCTATCGGCTGTTCCGCGAACTTTCCGGCGAGAATGGACGTCATCAGGACCAGATGCCAGACGATGCGGTGATTGTTGCCCGCATGATGGGCGCTGCCGAATTGCTTGATTATGAGCGCGCGAAAATTCGTGGTCTGGTGCTCGAAGAGGGCGGTCCGACCAGCCACGTGGCCGTCGTTGCGCGTGCCATGGGTGTGCCGGTCGTTGGCCGCGTTGCCGGCGTGGTGGCGCTGGTTGAAGATGGCGATCCGATCATTCTCGATGGCGATGAGGGTGCGGTCCATGTGCGCCCACAGGTCGATGTCGAGCGGGCCTATGTGGAAAAGGTCAAATTTCGCGCCCGGCGCCAGGCGCAATACCGCGCGCTGAAGGACCGGGACTCGGTGACCGCCTGCGGCGTGCCGATCATGCTGCAGCACAATGCCGGTCTTCTGATCGACTTGCCGAGCCTAGAAGAAACCGGGGCGGAAGGCATCGGGCTCTTCCGTACCGAGCTTCAGTTCATGGTGGCGCGCTCCCTGCCGCGCACCAAGGAGCAGGAGCACCTTTATGCGCGCGTGCTTGATGCAGCGGGCGACCGGACCGTCACGTTCCGCACGCTCGATATCGGTGGCGACAAGGTGCTTCCCTATATGCGTACCTTCGCCGAAGAGAACCCGGCGCTTGGCTGGCGCGCGGTGCGCCTCGGTCTCGATCGTCCGGGATTGATGCGCCTGCAAATCCGCGCACTGCTTATGGCGGCCGCTGGACGGTCTTTGCGGCTGATGTTCCCGATGGTGACCGATGTTGCCGAACTGGATGCCGCCAAGGGTCTCGTACGGCGGGAAATCTCGCACCTGTTGAAGCATGGCTACAAAGTGCCGACAGACCTCAAGGTTGGGTCGATGATCGAGGTTCCGGCCTTGCTCTATGAGCTTGATGCGCTGATGAGCCGGTGCGACTTCGTTTCGGTTGGCTCCAATGATCTGTTTCAGTTCATGACGGCGACCGATCGCGGCAACACGCGGCTTTCTGGACGCTTCGACATACTGTCACCGAGCTTCCTACGGCCGCTGAAAGCCATTGCCGAGGCCAGTGAGCGCAATCGCTGCCCGGTCACGGTGTGCGGTGAGATGGCTGGTCGTCCGGTTGAGGCGCTGGCGCTGCTTGGGCTTGGATTCCGCCGCCTTTCCATGTCGCCAGCCTCGGTCGGACCAGTGAAGGCGATGGTGATTGATGTGCGCATGGAGCCGCTTACCGACGCGATGGATGCCATGCTCGCCGATCCGCTGGCGACCGTCTCGGTGCGCGAGGCTCTGGTTGCCTATGCGAACGAACATAGCATATGCCTCTAG
- a CDS encoding DUF1178 family protein: MISYALRCANNHAFDGWFRGSEDFDRQVQNGLLECPVCGDGAITKALMAPNVSTARTKEKVAREVHTAMVQAKAAIDAEAASKPVDGEVLPAEAAPSGPTPVAAMPSLKDAPAPVKAYVETVRKLRAEVEANSEDVGKRFADEARKMHHGEVEERPIRGEASLEDAAALDEEGIDVFVIPPLPEDGH; this comes from the coding sequence ATGATTTCCTATGCGCTTCGGTGCGCCAACAACCATGCCTTTGATGGTTGGTTCCGCGGCAGCGAGGATTTCGACAGACAGGTCCAAAATGGGCTTCTTGAATGCCCGGTGTGCGGGGATGGCGCTATTACAAAAGCCTTGATGGCGCCCAATGTTTCGACCGCGCGCACGAAGGAAAAGGTTGCGCGTGAAGTGCATACGGCGATGGTGCAGGCCAAAGCGGCAATTGATGCCGAGGCGGCCAGCAAACCAGTCGATGGTGAGGTTCTGCCTGCAGAGGCTGCACCGTCCGGCCCGACACCTGTGGCAGCGATGCCTTCGCTGAAAGACGCTCCGGCTCCGGTAAAGGCCTATGTGGAAACGGTGCGCAAGTTACGCGCCGAAGTGGAAGCCAACTCCGAAGATGTCGGCAAACGCTTTGCCGATGAGGCGCGCAAGATGCACCATGGCGAGGTCGAAGAACGCCCTATTCGTGGTGAAGCCAGCTTGGAAGATGCCGCCGCGTTGGATGAGGAAGGGATCGATGTTTTTGTTATCCCGCCCTTGCCGGAAGACGGGCACTGA
- the grxC gene encoding glutaredoxin 3: MANVTIYTRAMCGFCSRAKALLKQKGVAFVEHDATMKPAVKAEMVAKSGGAATFPQIFIGDSHVGGCDDLFALERAGKLDPLLAA, encoded by the coding sequence ATGGCCAACGTTACAATCTACACCCGCGCAATGTGCGGGTTTTGCTCGCGCGCCAAAGCATTGCTTAAGCAGAAAGGCGTGGCGTTCGTCGAGCATGACGCGACCATGAAACCTGCCGTGAAAGCGGAAATGGTTGCCAAGTCGGGCGGCGCGGCGACGTTCCCACAGATTTTCATCGGCGACAGTCATGTTGGCGGCTGTGATGATCTTTTCGCTTTGGAGCGTGCCGGCAAGCTCGACCCATTGCTCGCCGCCTAA
- a CDS encoding aspartate kinase encodes MARLVLKFGGTSVADLERIRTVARHVKREVEAGHEVAVVVSAMSGKTNELVGWVQDMPRVAGANAPIYDAREYDAVVASGEQVTSGLLAIALQAMGVDARSWQGWQIPLKTDASHGAARIDSIDAHTLVGRMSGRETGSPQVAVIAGFQGISPDGRIATLGRGGSDTSAVAIAAAVGADRCDIYTDVDGVYTTDPRVASKAQRMDKIAFEEMLEMASLGAKVLQVRSVELAMVHGVRVFVRSSFDDPDAPDLATDTPVGTLICDEEEIMEEQVVTGIAFSRDEAQISLRRVKDRPGVAAGVFGPLADAGINVDMIVQIISADGATTDITFTLPEGDYDRAVGILEHPDSGIEFDALNGSKDVVKVSVIGIGMRSHAGVAADAFKALSEKNINIRAITTSEIKISVLIDAAYTELAVRTLHSLYGLDAA; translated from the coding sequence ATGGCTCGTTTGGTCCTGAAATTTGGCGGTACGTCGGTCGCCGATCTGGAGCGTATTCGCACCGTCGCGCGTCATGTGAAGCGTGAGGTTGAGGCCGGGCACGAAGTGGCGGTCGTGGTGTCGGCGATGTCGGGCAAGACCAACGAACTGGTCGGCTGGGTGCAGGATATGCCGCGCGTAGCCGGAGCCAACGCACCCATTTATGACGCCCGCGAGTATGATGCTGTGGTTGCCTCCGGTGAGCAGGTCACGTCCGGCCTCCTAGCGATCGCTTTGCAGGCCATGGGGGTGGATGCACGCTCCTGGCAAGGTTGGCAAATTCCACTCAAAACCGATGCCAGCCATGGCGCGGCACGGATTGATTCCATCGATGCGCATACGCTCGTCGGCCGGATGTCGGGTCGTGAAACCGGCAGCCCGCAGGTGGCCGTGATCGCCGGTTTTCAGGGCATTTCGCCCGATGGACGGATTGCAACGCTTGGGCGAGGTGGGTCGGATACCTCTGCGGTGGCTATTGCGGCGGCCGTTGGTGCCGATCGCTGCGATATCTACACCGATGTGGATGGCGTCTACACAACGGATCCGCGCGTTGCATCCAAAGCGCAGCGGATGGACAAGATCGCCTTTGAAGAGATGCTGGAAATGGCATCGCTTGGGGCCAAAGTTTTGCAAGTGCGCTCGGTTGAACTGGCCATGGTGCATGGCGTGCGGGTGTTCGTGCGTTCGTCTTTCGATGATCCGGATGCACCTGACCTTGCGACCGATACGCCGGTCGGCACGCTGATTTGCGATGAGGAAGAGATAATGGAAGAGCAAGTCGTCACCGGCATCGCCTTTTCGCGCGATGAAGCTCAAATTTCGCTGCGCCGGGTGAAGGATCGACCGGGGGTGGCCGCCGGTGTATTCGGTCCGCTGGCCGACGCCGGCATTAATGTGGATATGATCGTGCAGATCATCTCCGCCGATGGCGCGACCACCGACATCACCTTTACGCTTCCTGAAGGCGATTACGACCGCGCGGTTGGCATTTTGGAGCATCCCGATAGCGGGATTGAGTTTGATGCACTTAACGGTTCGAAAGACGTTGTGAAAGTGTCGGTAATCGGTATTGGCATGCGCAGCCATGCCGGCGTTGCAGCCGACGCTTTCAAGGCGTTGTCGGAGAAAAACATCAATATCCGCGCCATCACGACCTCGGAGATCAAGATCTCCGTCCTTATCGATGCGGCTTATACTGAGCTTGCCGTGCGCACGCTGCATTCGCTATACGGACTCGACGCGGCATAA
- a CDS encoding methyltransferase domain-containing protein translates to MPTPSSSSESGAPLIFDTDLLRLRKRRAMQESKKTGARDGGFLRDMAASDVRERLDTVERHFDQALDLSDDDGTTASLLAASERVQSMARLVSDRSLIADDAIDTMIGTLDHLPAARESLNLVTSVLALQWVNDLPGSLVQIRRALKPDGLFLGALIGGNSLHELRDVLAAEEDEATGGASPRVIPFVDVRDFGSLLQRAGFALPVTDVDTLTVRYGNLFVLMADLRAMGATNPLVHRSRRPWTKTRAVRAAQIYAERHADPDGRIRATFQILSFSGWAPSDVQQKPLRPGSATTRLADALGTEEFPTSETPKS, encoded by the coding sequence ATGCCCACACCGTCTTCCTCGTCTGAGTCCGGCGCACCACTCATTTTCGACACGGACTTATTGCGCCTGCGAAAGCGCAGGGCGATGCAGGAGTCCAAAAAGACTGGCGCCCGCGATGGCGGGTTTTTGCGTGATATGGCGGCGTCTGATGTGCGCGAACGGCTTGATACCGTCGAACGTCATTTCGATCAGGCTCTCGACCTGTCAGACGACGATGGAACAACAGCCAGTCTTCTTGCCGCCAGTGAACGGGTGCAGTCGATGGCGCGGCTCGTAAGCGACCGGTCCCTCATCGCTGATGACGCGATTGATACGATGATAGGGACGCTGGATCATCTCCCAGCTGCGCGTGAAAGCCTCAACCTGGTGACGTCCGTGCTCGCTCTGCAATGGGTCAACGATCTGCCCGGTTCGCTTGTTCAGATCCGGCGCGCCTTGAAACCCGACGGCCTGTTCCTCGGCGCCCTGATCGGTGGCAACTCCTTGCACGAGCTGCGCGATGTTCTTGCCGCCGAGGAGGATGAAGCGACCGGCGGGGCCAGCCCGCGGGTCATTCCGTTTGTCGATGTGCGCGATTTTGGCAGCCTGCTTCAACGCGCGGGATTTGCCTTGCCGGTGACGGACGTCGATACGCTGACGGTGCGCTATGGCAACCTGTTTGTGTTGATGGCTGACCTGCGCGCCATGGGGGCGACCAATCCGCTTGTCCATCGCAGCCGTCGTCCCTGGACCAAGACACGCGCCGTTCGCGCCGCGCAGATCTATGCTGAGCGCCACGCCGACCCGGATGGGCGCATTCGTGCAACGTTTCAGATTCTATCGTTTTCCGGATGGGCGCCGTCGGATGTGCAGCAAAAGCCGTTGCGACCGGGTTCGGCAACCACACGGCTTGCCGATGCGTTGGGAACGGAAGAATTCCCAACAAGCGAAACCCCGAAGTCGTAA
- the ubiG gene encoding bifunctional 2-polyprenyl-6-hydroxyphenol methylase/3-demethylubiquinol 3-O-methyltransferase UbiG, giving the protein MTDSASSTATPVSSIDPDEVARFSALAAEWWDPKGKFGVLHKFNPVRLAYIREKLCAHFGLDEKLAHPFQGLRILDIGCGGGLICEPMARLGATIVGVDASEKNINTASVHAQEQGLTIDYRATTAEALLAEGETFDVVLNMEVVEHVADVDSFVADCAAMVKPGGLMVIATINRTAKAFFMAIIGAERLLRWLPVGTHQYEKLVKPEELASALAPTGMAIIDKAGVTFNPLEDRWKRVPNDLDVNYIVLAARPKA; this is encoded by the coding sequence ATGACGGACAGCGCATCCAGCACCGCCACACCAGTCAGCTCCATCGACCCGGATGAGGTTGCGCGCTTTTCCGCTCTGGCGGCCGAGTGGTGGGACCCGAAGGGCAAGTTCGGCGTGCTGCACAAGTTCAACCCGGTGCGTCTTGCCTATATTCGCGAGAAGCTGTGCGCGCATTTTGGCCTCGACGAGAAGCTGGCCCATCCTTTTCAAGGACTGCGCATTCTCGATATTGGCTGCGGCGGCGGCTTGATCTGCGAGCCCATGGCGCGCCTTGGCGCAACGATCGTCGGCGTCGATGCGTCCGAAAAGAACATCAACACCGCATCGGTTCACGCACAGGAACAAGGCCTGACAATCGATTACCGGGCGACGACCGCCGAGGCGCTGCTCGCCGAGGGCGAAACTTTCGATGTCGTGCTCAACATGGAAGTGGTCGAGCATGTCGCCGACGTGGACAGCTTTGTTGCAGATTGCGCAGCTATGGTGAAACCCGGCGGGCTGATGGTGATCGCCACGATCAATCGCACGGCCAAAGCCTTCTTCATGGCGATCATCGGCGCCGAGCGACTGCTACGCTGGTTGCCGGTCGGCACGCACCAGTATGAAAAACTGGTCAAACCGGAAGAACTCGCCAGTGCCCTCGCGCCGACCGGGATGGCGATCATCGACAAGGCCGGCGTGACGTTCAACCCGCTGGAAGATCGCTGGAAACGCGTGCCCAACGACCTGGACGTCAATTACATTGTGCTGGCGGCACGACCAAAGGCTTAG